In Paenibacillus sp. 1781tsa1, one DNA window encodes the following:
- a CDS encoding carbohydrate ABC transporter permease yields MWGVIYVLPWLIGFVLFFFIPLLASLRYSMSTIQANAEGIAIQFTGVANYIQALTVNTSFNRALIEAITDVLINVPLIVIFSLFLAVILNQKFRGRAVARSIFFLPVILASGVIMTLESTSLIEAVNQSSTGGSSLGTFELENLMVNAGVSDWIVTYLSSAVDRIYQIVSQSGVQILIFLAGIQTISPQLYEASKMEGATGYEAFWKITFPMVSPLIFVNAIYTIIDSFANNAMTELIRDTGFVKFDFGLSSAMAWVYFLAIAIILVIVSIIFSKRVFYQD; encoded by the coding sequence ATGTGGGGCGTAATTTACGTGCTCCCCTGGCTCATTGGTTTTGTGTTATTTTTCTTCATTCCGCTGCTAGCCTCTCTGCGATACAGCATGAGTACAATTCAGGCCAACGCGGAAGGCATTGCGATTCAGTTCACCGGTGTCGCTAATTACATTCAGGCGCTAACCGTCAATACCAGCTTCAACCGTGCGTTAATCGAGGCAATCACAGACGTACTCATCAACGTACCACTTATCGTTATATTCAGTCTGTTCCTTGCTGTCATCCTGAATCAGAAGTTCAGGGGCCGGGCTGTTGCGCGGTCGATCTTTTTCCTGCCCGTTATTCTGGCATCGGGAGTGATTATGACATTGGAGAGCACGAGTCTGATTGAAGCGGTGAACCAGAGCAGTACAGGCGGCAGTTCACTCGGGACATTTGAACTCGAAAATCTGATGGTTAATGCCGGAGTGAGCGACTGGATCGTCACGTACCTGAGCAGCGCCGTAGATCGGATCTATCAGATCGTCAGTCAATCGGGTGTACAGATTTTGATCTTTTTGGCAGGCATCCAGACAATCTCCCCTCAGCTGTATGAGGCTTCGAAGATGGAAGGAGCTACGGGTTATGAAGCATTCTGGAAAATTACATTTCCGATGGTCAGCCCGCTGATTTTTGTCAATGCGATCTATACAATTATCGATTCGTTTGCCAATAATGCCATGACAGAACTGATCCGGGATACTGGCTTCGTCAAGTTCGACTTTGGTTTAAGCTCCGCCATGGCATGGGTCTACTTCCTGGCGATTGCCATCATTCTCGTTATCGTATCCATCATCTTCTCGAAGCGTGTCTTCTATCAAGATTAG
- a CDS encoding carbohydrate ABC transporter permease yields MTTSRLLSLEHWKGWLWAMIRFVLITGLSFVILFPIFQKVSTSIKDKGDLYSAVVVWIPQNFSIDNFKQAIRVMDYWATLFNTFALSATTTLLTTASCALAGYGFARLKFKGSNWLFAGVILTILVPPTTILIPVYLNLKSFDLMGLMTLITGKPVNLLNTYWPFILTAITANSLKAGLYIFIFRQFFRGIPKEVEEAAYVDGAGIGRTFSTIMLPNAIPSMVTVMLFSFVWQWNDSFYTTTYLTSSKVMSTQLSSLPYNLAQQVSDGAASQADPFYLSMIQDTGILLAILPLIVIYLFVQRYFVESVERTGIVG; encoded by the coding sequence GTGACAACTTCACGATTATTATCGCTGGAGCATTGGAAAGGCTGGCTGTGGGCCATGATCCGGTTTGTCCTGATTACCGGGCTTTCCTTCGTTATCCTGTTTCCCATATTCCAGAAGGTATCAACGTCCATCAAGGATAAAGGCGATCTGTATTCCGCAGTGGTAGTGTGGATCCCGCAGAACTTCTCCATCGACAATTTCAAGCAGGCTATACGCGTCATGGATTATTGGGCTACGCTGTTTAATACATTTGCACTATCTGCAACAACCACACTGCTGACTACAGCATCCTGTGCGCTTGCAGGATACGGATTCGCCAGACTGAAGTTTAAGGGAAGCAACTGGCTGTTTGCCGGGGTTATCCTGACCATTCTTGTTCCACCGACGACCATTCTGATTCCGGTATACTTGAATCTGAAGAGCTTTGATCTGATGGGACTTATGACACTTATCACAGGAAAACCGGTTAATCTGCTGAACACCTATTGGCCGTTCATTCTGACGGCGATTACAGCAAATTCGCTCAAGGCTGGCTTGTATATCTTTATTTTCCGGCAATTCTTCAGAGGTATTCCAAAGGAAGTGGAGGAGGCGGCCTATGTGGACGGTGCGGGCATCGGGCGAACATTCTCAACCATTATGTTGCCCAATGCGATTCCGTCCATGGTAACGGTCATGTTGTTTTCGTTCGTATGGCAGTGGAATGACAGCTTCTATACGACAACTTATCTGACTTCGAGTAAAGTCATGTCGACCCAATTGTCATCTCTTCCTTATAATCTGGCTCAGCAGGTCAGCGACGGCGCTGCCTCCCAAGCTGATCCATTCTATCTGAGCATGATCCAGGATACAGGAATTCTTCTTGCGATTCTGCCTTTGATCGTCATCTATCTGTTTGTACAGCGATATTTCGTAGAGAGTGTAGAGCGTACAGGAATCGTCGGTTAA
- a CDS encoding sugar ABC transporter permease — protein sequence MILRTTMTSESKSVEKTSKSSALQRALSRSWRRHWQLYLLILPPIAYFIIFKYVPMVNAVLAFKDYNVIKGIWGSPWAGTKYFELLFQNPAFITLIKNTLYISFYSLIVGFPIPILLALALNEIKNIRFKKIVQMVTYAPYFISTVVMVSIIMLFLSPRLGIVNTIAGALGFEAVNFLGEPGLFRSIYVFSDVWQGMGYSAVIYLAALAGVDPSLYEAAKVDGANRMQKIINVDLPGLLPAAVIILILSVGNIMAVGFEKIYLLQNPLNLSASEIISTYVYKIGLLNANYSFATAVGLFNSVINLVLLLIVNAVAKRLSNTSLW from the coding sequence ATGATTCTGAGAACAACAATGACCAGTGAATCGAAGTCCGTAGAAAAGACAAGTAAATCGTCTGCCTTGCAGCGAGCATTATCCAGAAGCTGGAGGCGACATTGGCAGCTGTATCTGCTGATCCTGCCACCGATTGCTTACTTTATTATTTTCAAGTATGTACCGATGGTGAATGCGGTTCTGGCGTTTAAAGATTACAACGTCATCAAGGGAATCTGGGGCAGTCCGTGGGCTGGAACCAAGTATTTTGAATTACTTTTTCAAAATCCGGCATTTATCACACTCATCAAGAACACGCTTTACATTTCGTTTTACAGCCTGATTGTCGGTTTCCCGATTCCAATATTACTGGCACTCGCGCTGAATGAAATCAAAAACATACGATTCAAAAAAATCGTGCAAATGGTGACGTATGCTCCATATTTCATCTCTACCGTTGTTATGGTTTCCATCATTATGCTCTTTCTGTCTCCACGGCTGGGTATTGTCAATACAATCGCAGGTGCTCTTGGTTTTGAAGCGGTGAATTTTCTCGGAGAGCCCGGACTGTTTCGATCCATCTACGTATTCTCCGATGTGTGGCAGGGAATGGGATACTCCGCTGTCATATATCTGGCCGCTCTCGCGGGTGTTGATCCATCCCTGTATGAAGCGGCCAAAGTGGACGGAGCCAACCGAATGCAGAAAATCATTAATGTTGATCTGCCCGGACTGCTTCCGGCAGCCGTCATCATTCTGATTCTGAGTGTAGGCAACATCATGGCTGTCGGATTCGAAAAAATATATTTGCTGCAAAATCCGCTCAACCTGTCTGCCTCGGAAATCATCTCCACGTATGTCTATAAAATAGGATTGCTGAATGCCAATTACAGCTTCGCTACTGCGGTTGGCTTGTTCAACTCGGTGATTAACCTGGTTCTGCTATTAATCGTAAACGCGGTCGCCAAGCGACTGTCCAATACAAGCTTATGGTAA
- a CDS encoding glycosyl hydrolase family 8 encodes MNITGQGALDTGTYTNLFLKLGYDENEIMSRLEETWNELFYGDENTRIYYPMGEDKGYLLDTGNLDVRSEGMSYGMMMAVQMDKKEEFDRIWNFSHTFMQHTEGRYKDYFAWHCKPDGTRLSQGPAPDGEEFFAMALFFASNRWGDGAEPYDYKAQARKILRACIHQGEDGEGDPMWDPETKLIKFIPETPFSDPSYHLPHFYELFAKYADEEDQAFWKEAADASRAYLHTACHPVTGLSPEYANYDGSPAPIQPHGDFRHFYSDAYRTAANIALDWEWFRKDQWQIEQSNRIQSFFSDIEISDYRRYTIEGEPFDEPSLHPVGLLATNAMASLAADGPHADSFVRKFWNTPLRQGERRYYDNCLYFFSMLALSGRYRMY; translated from the coding sequence ATGAATATCACGGGTCAAGGTGCGTTAGATACGGGGACTTATACGAATCTGTTTCTGAAGCTAGGCTACGATGAAAATGAGATTATGAGCAGATTGGAAGAAACATGGAACGAGCTGTTTTATGGCGATGAAAATACTCGAATATATTACCCCATGGGTGAGGACAAGGGATATTTGCTGGATACTGGTAATCTCGATGTTCGCTCTGAGGGCATGTCCTATGGCATGATGATGGCTGTTCAGATGGACAAGAAGGAAGAATTTGATCGAATCTGGAATTTCTCCCACACGTTTATGCAGCATACCGAGGGTCGATACAAAGATTACTTCGCTTGGCATTGCAAGCCTGACGGGACCCGACTCTCGCAAGGACCTGCTCCTGATGGTGAGGAGTTTTTTGCCATGGCGCTTTTTTTCGCCTCCAACCGCTGGGGCGATGGCGCTGAACCTTATGATTACAAGGCACAAGCCCGCAAGATCCTTCGTGCCTGTATACATCAGGGTGAAGACGGCGAAGGTGACCCAATGTGGGACCCGGAAACGAAACTGATCAAATTCATTCCAGAAACACCGTTTAGCGACCCGTCCTATCATCTGCCTCATTTCTATGAACTATTCGCGAAATATGCGGATGAAGAAGATCAGGCTTTTTGGAAAGAAGCGGCTGACGCTAGTCGGGCATACCTGCATACAGCCTGCCATCCTGTAACCGGACTTTCACCTGAATATGCGAACTATGACGGCTCTCCGGCTCCAATACAGCCACATGGGGATTTCAGGCATTTTTACAGTGATGCATATCGTACTGCTGCAAATATTGCGCTGGACTGGGAATGGTTCCGCAAGGATCAATGGCAGATCGAACAATCCAATCGAATTCAGTCCTTCTTCAGTGATATTGAAATTTCTGATTATCGTCGTTATACCATTGAGGGTGAACCTTTTGACGAACCTTCACTGCATCCTGTAGGTTTGCTGGCTACCAATGCCATGGCTTCACTGGCTGCTGACGGTCCACATGCGGACTCATTTGTTCGCAAGTTTTGGAACACGCCTCTGCGTCAGGGAGAACGACGTTATTACGACAATTGCCTGTATTTTTTCAGCATGCTGGCTCTAAGTGGAAGATATCGCATGTACTAA
- a CDS encoding ABC transporter substrate-binding protein: MKKAGFIILACMLFTSLVLAGCSSSEKGNGEGGDSSGKTAINVFAHQGSDTNLSTNKFTKKMEEKFDIQFNWTTVPFDGAAEKRQISLASGDYPDLYLLIPWVDRFSQTDLLKFGQQGVILPLNDLIEKHAPNIKKVLESNDYYRAMNTAPDGNIYGLTGLNECFHCSYPNKMWVNTKWMEQLGLTEPATTEEFKEMLRAFKTKDPNGNGKADEVPLSGSTENFGVHIIPYLMNGFIYDDDRNYLIVNQGKVETVANKPEWKEGLAYIKSLYDEGLIDPGAFTQNVGAFKKIGDNADAQLLGAGAAMHPSLFVTTAEGSPYGNDYNPIPPLKGPNAAYATYNYPIDPGASFVLTNKASEETQIAAIKLLDYFYTQEGTMASYLGEEGTSWRKPQEGEVALNDQIEPLYKAIPLPSGEEPRNDSWAALSQYNHHRAYRDAEVQGKDIYANDGYERRLYEATLLMEGKEPTDVFPHWALWVDPSLADETSMMQTNLKDYIDQNALQFITGAKSLDKDWEDYVKGLEGLNINRYLEIMQSSYDASSVSK, encoded by the coding sequence TTGAAAAAAGCGGGTTTCATCATTCTTGCCTGTATGCTGTTTACCTCGTTGGTACTTGCCGGATGTTCAAGTTCTGAAAAGGGGAACGGAGAAGGCGGCGATTCGTCAGGCAAGACAGCCATTAATGTGTTTGCACACCAAGGCTCGGACACCAATCTGTCCACCAATAAATTCACGAAGAAAATGGAAGAGAAGTTTGATATCCAATTCAACTGGACCACGGTTCCATTCGATGGTGCAGCGGAGAAAAGACAGATTTCACTGGCTTCCGGCGATTATCCGGACTTGTATCTGCTTATCCCGTGGGTAGATCGGTTCTCCCAGACAGACTTGTTGAAGTTTGGTCAGCAGGGGGTTATATTACCGCTGAATGATCTGATTGAGAAACATGCCCCGAATATTAAAAAAGTGCTTGAAAGCAATGACTATTATCGGGCCATGAATACCGCTCCAGATGGAAATATCTACGGTCTGACGGGTTTGAATGAATGTTTTCACTGTTCATACCCGAACAAGATGTGGGTCAACACCAAATGGATGGAACAATTAGGTTTGACCGAGCCTGCAACGACAGAAGAGTTTAAGGAAATGCTTCGGGCATTTAAAACCAAAGATCCAAACGGAAATGGTAAGGCAGATGAAGTGCCGCTAAGTGGTTCTACCGAGAATTTTGGGGTGCACATTATTCCTTATTTAATGAACGGTTTTATCTATGACGACGATCGGAATTATCTCATAGTCAACCAAGGGAAAGTGGAGACCGTAGCGAATAAGCCTGAGTGGAAAGAAGGACTTGCGTATATCAAATCCCTGTATGATGAAGGGTTGATCGATCCGGGGGCCTTTACGCAGAACGTGGGTGCTTTCAAAAAGATCGGTGATAACGCCGATGCACAGCTTCTCGGTGCAGGAGCAGCGATGCATCCATCGTTATTTGTAACCACTGCCGAAGGTTCACCTTACGGAAATGATTACAATCCCATCCCTCCACTGAAGGGACCAAATGCCGCCTATGCTACGTATAACTATCCAATCGATCCCGGAGCGTCCTTTGTACTGACGAACAAGGCCAGCGAGGAAACGCAGATTGCAGCCATAAAGCTGCTGGATTATTTCTACACCCAAGAAGGGACCATGGCATCTTATCTGGGAGAAGAGGGCACAAGCTGGCGTAAACCACAGGAAGGCGAAGTGGCGCTCAATGATCAGATAGAGCCGCTCTACAAGGCCATTCCGCTTCCTTCCGGTGAAGAACCTCGTAATGACAGCTGGGCAGCATTGAGTCAATACAATCATCACCGTGCCTATCGTGACGCCGAAGTACAAGGCAAGGACATCTATGCCAATGACGGTTATGAACGGCGACTGTATGAGGCTACTTTATTAATGGAAGGCAAAGAGCCAACGGACGTTTTCCCTCACTGGGCACTCTGGGTTGACCCGTCTCTGGCGGATGAAACGAGCATGATGCAGACTAATCTCAAAGACTATATTGATCAAAATGCGCTGCAATTCATCACGGGAGCGAAAAGTCTGGATAAGGATTGGGAAGATTATGTGAAAGGACTGGAGGGACTGAACATCAATCGTTATCTGGAGATCATGCAGTCTTCCTATGATGCTTCTTCGGTTTCCAAATAA
- a CDS encoding RICIN domain-containing protein, translated as MKKILTSCKLLIILALLITIVPWGGNRAEAWVGMPMGKLHVNGKNLVNSNNQPVLLNGWHQPSGAYWTYQDSNYYLNLHGNNRHAATLAYLKDITDTFADTSPKYGSNHGWNMNQVRLFIDRQDMGDVAAGTYNFAGVQTVTQNVIIPYIQYAKSKGVYVVLGLDFTLKDDQATTPANLQKFNEIWGYLASRPEIKSADNVHFELINEPVKSYANGHWGGYNGENDFVDHWNDLRNFQNSMISTIRSKGADNVIWAAGLGYNQFYSLTASHPLTDPLNNYGYAVHWYPGYGAYDNFSILQDQWNTNVKAAADKYPINITEVTWFKNKPGDSAYWNLFNGSNEGFGTNTKTIFNAAGNVSIAAHMNGFILSEGPRSSFADPTAGLKWDGDASRSAMGRFLFNWYHERAQTYPGSGTGGPTTGLVSGATYKIVARHSNKVIDVPGGLNENNLQLQQWSDLGGNPQKWVLTSIGNGNYTLTSVNSPDKVIDIRNGTNTNGEVVQLMSNLNTTAQHFKVNDLGNGYWSIINVNSNKAIEVANASTSDGAKLQQNTYTGATNQQWKFVAVSN; from the coding sequence GTGAAGAAGATTTTGACATCTTGTAAACTTTTAATCATTCTTGCTTTGTTGATCACCATTGTCCCATGGGGAGGCAACCGAGCCGAGGCATGGGTGGGCATGCCGATGGGTAAGCTTCACGTTAACGGCAAAAACCTGGTGAACAGCAACAACCAGCCTGTGCTTCTGAACGGTTGGCATCAACCTTCAGGCGCCTACTGGACATATCAGGATAGCAATTATTACCTCAATCTGCACGGAAATAACCGTCATGCAGCAACTCTGGCTTATCTGAAGGACATTACCGATACATTTGCGGATACTAGCCCGAAATACGGAAGCAATCATGGCTGGAATATGAATCAGGTACGTCTGTTTATCGACCGTCAGGATATGGGAGATGTGGCTGCGGGTACATATAACTTTGCCGGTGTGCAGACCGTTACTCAAAATGTCATTATTCCATATATTCAATATGCCAAGAGCAAAGGCGTATATGTGGTCCTGGGACTCGACTTCACATTGAAGGATGATCAGGCAACAACACCTGCCAACCTGCAAAAATTCAACGAAATCTGGGGTTATCTCGCTTCACGCCCGGAGATCAAAAGTGCAGACAACGTTCACTTCGAACTGATCAACGAACCGGTGAAATCCTATGCCAATGGACATTGGGGTGGATACAACGGGGAAAATGACTTTGTGGATCACTGGAATGACCTGCGTAATTTCCAAAATTCCATGATTTCAACAATTCGCAGCAAAGGTGCAGACAATGTCATCTGGGCGGCAGGTCTGGGATACAACCAATTTTACAGCTTGACGGCAAGTCATCCATTAACTGACCCGCTCAACAACTATGGATATGCGGTTCACTGGTACCCTGGTTATGGCGCATATGACAATTTCTCCATCCTGCAAGACCAGTGGAATACCAACGTGAAGGCAGCCGCTGACAAATATCCAATTAACATTACCGAGGTAACCTGGTTCAAAAACAAACCTGGCGATTCGGCCTATTGGAACCTGTTTAATGGCAGCAATGAAGGTTTCGGTACCAATACCAAAACAATCTTCAACGCCGCAGGCAATGTCAGCATTGCAGCTCATATGAACGGATTCATTCTAAGTGAAGGACCACGAAGCTCCTTTGCCGACCCAACGGCTGGACTGAAATGGGATGGAGATGCTTCACGGAGTGCCATGGGACGATTCCTGTTTAACTGGTACCATGAACGTGCTCAGACTTACCCGGGCAGTGGAACAGGTGGACCAACAACAGGTCTTGTATCCGGTGCAACCTATAAAATTGTAGCCCGGCATTCCAACAAGGTTATTGATGTCCCTGGTGGTCTAAACGAAAACAATCTTCAGCTCCAGCAATGGAGTGATCTGGGCGGCAACCCTCAGAAGTGGGTTCTGACCTCGATCGGCAACGGTAACTATACACTGACAAGTGTGAACTCACCGGACAAAGTCATCGACATTCGCAACGGTACCAACACCAATGGGGAAGTGGTTCAACTCATGAGCAATCTGAACACAACCGCTCAGCATTTTAAGGTCAACGATCTTGGTAATGGGTACTGGAGTATCATTAACGTGAACAGTAACAAAGCGATTGAAGTGGCAAACGCTTCCACTTCGGATGGAGCCAAGCTGCAGCAGAACACTTACACGGGTGCTACAAACCAACAATGGAAATTTGTTGCCGTTAGCAATTAA
- a CDS encoding carbohydrate ABC transporter permease codes for MSNTQTDTGRSRIRSSSTIRESWGDRVFITVVYFMLTVVLIAVLYPLIYIVSSSLSSPAAVSSGKVWLWPIDLTFDGYKSVLRNDQVLTGYANSLFYTACGTLISVALTIMIAYPLSKKTFVGRSSLMMFITFTMLFSGGLIPTYLVVKTMGLIDTRWALLIPNAIWVWQVIIARTFFQNSIPEELSEAADIDGCSDIRFIFSVILPLAKPIIAVLSLMYAVGQWNAYFDALIYLKSQSLYPLQLILRSILILNSSTGNMDASEMIKQQQMAELMKYSLIVMASLPVLIIYPFVQRYFVQGMLIGSVKG; via the coding sequence ATGTCTAACACACAGACAGATACCGGTCGTTCCCGGATCAGGAGCAGCAGTACGATCCGTGAATCTTGGGGAGATCGCGTATTTATAACGGTTGTTTACTTCATGCTGACGGTGGTGCTGATTGCCGTGTTGTATCCTTTGATATACATTGTGAGTTCTTCGCTCAGCAGCCCTGCTGCCGTCTCCTCAGGAAAAGTCTGGTTGTGGCCCATTGACCTGACATTCGACGGTTACAAGTCTGTATTACGCAATGATCAAGTCCTTACGGGGTATGCCAATTCCCTTTTCTACACAGCCTGCGGCACTTTGATCAGCGTGGCTCTGACTATAATGATTGCGTACCCGTTATCCAAAAAGACGTTTGTTGGTCGCAGCTCATTAATGATGTTTATCACCTTCACCATGCTATTCTCGGGCGGCTTGATCCCTACCTACCTGGTGGTCAAAACCATGGGGCTGATTGATACGCGCTGGGCGCTGCTGATTCCCAATGCTATCTGGGTCTGGCAAGTCATCATTGCACGTACATTTTTCCAAAATTCAATACCGGAAGAGCTGTCCGAAGCAGCAGACATCGATGGATGCAGTGACATCCGTTTTATCTTCAGCGTCATTCTGCCGCTCGCCAAACCAATCATTGCCGTGTTGTCGCTCATGTATGCAGTTGGTCAATGGAATGCATACTTTGACGCTCTCATTTATTTGAAATCACAATCGCTCTACCCGCTACAGCTGATATTGCGCAGCATTCTTATTCTGAACAGCAGTACGGGGAACATGGACGCATCGGAAATGATCAAACAGCAGCAGATGGCTGAACTCATGAAGTACTCGTTAATTGTCATGGCCAGCCTGCCGGTCCTGATCATCTATCCTTTTGTTCAACGGTATTTCGTGCAAGGCATGTTGATTGGCTCAGTCAAAGGATAG
- a CDS encoding helix-turn-helix domain-containing protein: protein MQLLWSKFSPVFRRFLISYLVILMIPQIAGYASYRASIEAARSSSIENSYKSLSLGKEIIERNLFQVEAFTRQLAVNPDLQNLIAGPKPHDLYNVYGMNRMQRSLSMYSSTNEYLSHFFIHIPNYNAIITPRTVYYRPEHYYAANQLEGMSFEQWYDQILKQPHFNEIIPLRNYKREIVGTVLADVPAITFLQSLPLNSFNKPQATIGVMIDQDKMASLTQNIVDQYGGWTLVTDAEGQIIFSLGIDQAEAKQVAQSHRIEGNAAETEQNVQNVQSVQPGSDDRLLISIQSSQNGWNYMAGIPEKALMTKADQIKQVTLAFTLATIALGLLFGLVLAYRNSAPVYKLLATFREHITDFPGKRGNEYDFLASHINNLIANNDSLTNTMNEQIPLLRDGFIKRLLTGEFYTSTELEVISSQAHISLHSSKGLAGLVRVNGYANPDSEETIHELGVARLLVKQVLTEWNAQVLITDWGTDQIAFACPLDENPLNEAMRRCEQELNTLMEVIYREHRISTTIGTGAAYEVWNDAGRSFDEAKQALDYGIHMGTDHLVRFEDTMKENEMFYYPIESEQRLLNTIKAGEPEEAIRILEQLFLRNLEERELSYEMTQQFIMELKGTFLKLDEPKFKLDACLLEEYKNRVTSIQMTETIATLREKFKQLTEDICGDFQTRRAGAHADTVVEMIEFIQQSYGDANLTIYRIAEYMSKSEKYISQLFKEHTGENLSDYVEHVRIEAASNLLQSTGRTIDEIAEATGYNSAHSFRRAFKRVRGISPSVFRKMDGHNG from the coding sequence ATGCAGCTCCTATGGTCCAAATTTTCACCCGTGTTCCGCCGTTTCCTCATTTCCTATCTTGTCATTCTGATGATTCCTCAAATTGCGGGATATGCCTCTTATCGAGCTTCCATTGAAGCGGCCCGCTCCAGCTCCATTGAGAACAGCTACAAGTCGCTGAGTCTCGGCAAAGAGATTATTGAGCGAAATCTTTTTCAAGTCGAAGCCTTTACTAGACAGCTTGCCGTCAATCCGGATTTGCAAAATTTAATTGCTGGCCCGAAGCCGCATGATCTCTACAATGTCTACGGCATGAACCGCATGCAGCGCAGCCTCTCCATGTACAGCAGCACCAATGAATACTTGTCCCATTTCTTCATTCACATTCCAAACTACAATGCCATTATCACACCAAGAACCGTATATTATCGTCCAGAACATTATTATGCTGCCAATCAGCTGGAAGGCATGTCGTTTGAACAGTGGTATGACCAAATTCTGAAACAGCCGCACTTTAACGAGATCATACCGCTTCGAAACTATAAACGTGAAATCGTCGGTACCGTGCTTGCAGACGTTCCGGCCATCACATTTCTGCAATCTCTTCCTCTGAACAGCTTCAACAAACCGCAAGCGACAATTGGTGTCATGATTGATCAGGATAAGATGGCGAGCCTCACTCAAAATATTGTGGATCAATATGGTGGTTGGACTCTCGTCACCGATGCAGAAGGACAGATCATTTTCTCGCTAGGCATTGATCAGGCCGAGGCCAAGCAAGTGGCACAAAGTCACCGGATCGAAGGTAATGCTGCCGAAACGGAGCAGAATGTGCAGAACGTGCAGAGCGTTCAGCCTGGAAGCGATGATCGACTGCTGATATCGATTCAATCCAGTCAAAATGGATGGAATTACATGGCAGGCATTCCCGAGAAAGCACTCATGACCAAAGCGGACCAGATTAAACAAGTCACACTGGCCTTTACTTTGGCAACGATTGCCCTGGGATTGTTGTTCGGGCTGGTTCTGGCTTATCGGAATAGTGCCCCCGTTTACAAACTGTTGGCCACTTTCCGGGAACACATCACCGATTTTCCCGGCAAACGGGGCAATGAATATGATTTTTTGGCAAGCCATATTAACAATCTGATTGCAAATAATGACTCACTTACAAATACGATGAATGAGCAGATTCCATTATTGAGAGACGGTTTTATCAAACGTTTGTTAACCGGGGAATTCTATACCTCCACTGAGCTTGAGGTCATCTCATCACAGGCACATATTTCACTTCATAGCAGCAAGGGCTTAGCAGGTTTGGTGAGAGTAAACGGCTATGCCAATCCGGACAGTGAAGAGACGATTCATGAACTGGGCGTCGCAAGGCTTCTCGTCAAGCAGGTACTTACAGAGTGGAATGCTCAGGTGCTGATTACGGATTGGGGAACGGATCAGATTGCTTTTGCCTGCCCATTGGATGAAAATCCACTAAATGAAGCGATGCGAAGATGTGAACAAGAACTGAACACTTTAATGGAAGTGATCTACAGGGAACATCGGATATCCACAACGATCGGTACTGGGGCAGCGTATGAGGTCTGGAATGATGCAGGTCGCTCCTTTGACGAAGCCAAACAAGCCCTGGATTATGGCATTCATATGGGGACAGATCATCTGGTGAGATTTGAAGATACGATGAAGGAAAATGAAATGTTCTATTATCCGATTGAGTCTGAACAGCGGCTGCTGAACACCATCAAAGCCGGGGAGCCTGAAGAGGCGATACGTATTCTGGAGCAATTATTTCTTCGCAATTTGGAGGAGCGGGAACTGTCTTACGAGATGACGCAGCAGTTCATCATGGAGCTGAAGGGAACGTTTCTGAAACTGGACGAACCAAAATTCAAACTGGATGCCTGCCTGCTGGAGGAATATAAAAACCGGGTGACTTCCATTCAGATGACCGAAACGATCGCTACGCTGCGCGAAAAGTTTAAGCAGCTGACAGAAGACATCTGCGGTGATTTCCAGACTAGAAGAGCAGGTGCACATGCGGATACGGTGGTCGAAATGATTGAATTTATTCAACAAAGTTATGGAGATGCAAACTTGACCATCTATCGAATTGCCGAGTACATGAGCAAATCGGAGAAGTATATATCTCAATTGTTCAAAGAACATACGGGAGAGAATCTTTCTGATTATGTAGAACATGTGCGCATTGAAGCTGCTTCCAACCTGTTGCAGTCCACCGGTCGCACCATTGACGAGATAGCCGAGGCCACCGGGTATAACAGTGCGCATTCATTCCGTCGAGCGTTCAAGCGGGTACGCGGCATATCGCCGAGCGTGTTTCGGAAAATGGACGGTCATAACGGTTAA